One Janthinobacterium sp. TB1-E2 genomic region harbors:
- the tssE gene encoding type VI secretion system baseplate subunit TssE → MKGFTPGLFDRLMDTPVQGASSSTVSRLSLEDLKDTVARDLEALLNTRTVIPEALLKKFPECGRSIVTYGLNDFAGLSLSSSDDRAYICQCLEKAIARHEPRLRSVRASLEIQEGSINRLNFAITALLVVHSAQEPVNFDAILQPSSLHYTISKARRTAQGA, encoded by the coding sequence ATGAAGGGTTTTACGCCGGGGTTGTTCGACCGCCTGATGGACACGCCCGTCCAGGGCGCTTCCAGTAGCACCGTCTCGCGCCTGTCGCTGGAGGATTTGAAAGATACCGTGGCACGCGACCTGGAGGCGCTGCTCAACACGCGCACCGTGATACCGGAAGCGCTGCTGAAAAAATTTCCCGAATGCGGCCGTTCGATCGTCACCTACGGCCTCAATGATTTCGCAGGCCTGAGCTTGTCGAGTTCCGACGACCGCGCGTATATCTGCCAGTGCCTGGAAAAAGCCATCGCGCGCCATGAACCGCGCCTGCGCAGCGTGCGCGCTTCGCTGGAAATCCAGGAAGGCTCGATCAACCGCCTCAATTTCGCCATTACCGCGCTACTGGTGGTGCACTCGGCCCAGGAACCTGTCAACTTCGACGCCATCCTGCAGCCGTCCAGCCTGCATTACACGATCAGCAAGGCGCGCCGTACGGCGCAAGGAGCCTGA
- the tssB gene encoding type VI secretion system contractile sheath small subunit: protein MSKKESVQKRLQKVRPPRVQMTYDVEIGDAIENKELPFVMGVVGDFGGNSEVEQKRLKDRKFIGIDRDNFDEVLKGVEPRAAFGVANELSDEGGQLRVDLRFKSLNDFRPEAVVEQVAPLRRLLEARTKLADLRNKLAGNDKLEDILNDVLNSTEKLAQLEQQSTAKKD from the coding sequence ATGTCAAAAAAAGAAAGTGTTCAAAAACGCCTGCAAAAGGTCCGGCCGCCACGCGTGCAGATGACGTATGACGTGGAAATCGGCGATGCGATTGAAAACAAGGAGCTGCCCTTCGTGATGGGCGTCGTGGGCGACTTCGGCGGCAATTCCGAAGTCGAGCAAAAACGGCTGAAGGACCGCAAGTTCATCGGCATCGACCGCGACAATTTCGACGAAGTGCTCAAGGGTGTCGAGCCGCGCGCCGCGTTTGGCGTAGCCAACGAGCTCAGCGATGAGGGCGGCCAGCTGCGCGTCGACCTGCGCTTCAAGTCGCTCAACGACTTCCGTCCCGAGGCGGTGGTGGAGCAGGTGGCACCGTTGCGCCGCCTGCTCGAGGCGCGTACCAAGCTGGCCGACCTGCGCAACAAGCTGGCCGGCAACGACAAACTGGAAGATATCCTGAACGACGTGCTCAACAGCACGGAGAAGCTGGCCCAGCTGGAACAACAATCCACCGCCAAGAAAGACTGA
- the tssF gene encoding type VI secretion system baseplate subunit TssF — protein sequence MEELLPYYERELGFLRRYSREFSERYPKIAGRLLIGGEVCEDPHIERMIQSFALLNSRISKRLDDDYPEFTEALFEVLYPHYLRPFPSCSIARLDYSGAAAQLTAATEIARGTELATRPVKGVACTFRTAYPVTVAPLALTHAAFAAIIDAPEQVQLPPNATSSVSIVLETTADQISLAQLGVKKLRVFIDGEPSFCAALRDALFMRTVKAYVEADDGGRWNALAQLPVSTAGYAEDDALIPFSARSHPAYRLLTEYFCFPEKFNFFDIDLAALCAPLPSGCRRITLHLALAGLRTDSNTARMLGTMTTNNLLLGCTPVVNLFRQRGEPIRLTHTAASYPVLADARRAYAFEVQAIESVKLVRQTPQGESITEFRPFYSLRHGQMPAKDGHYWVMRRDDTVSEKSPGYETEISIVDIDFDPASIETDTLSLELSCTNRDLPAQLTYGLRGGDLFLEGGSSVRSIHFLRKPTESHRFERGRGAHWRLISHLSLNHLSLSGSGLEAFQEMLTLYDLPRSAASQRQISGIAAIDHKAANAWLPGNPFACLVRGLEVRLTLDEEAFVGSGIHAFAHIVECFLGLYVHANSFTQLVVLSKKSGEELLRCKPRSGDLSLV from the coding sequence TTGGAAGAATTATTGCCGTACTACGAACGTGAACTGGGTTTCCTGCGCCGCTATTCGCGCGAGTTTTCCGAGCGCTACCCGAAGATCGCGGGACGGCTGCTGATCGGCGGCGAAGTCTGCGAAGACCCGCATATCGAGCGCATGATCCAGTCCTTCGCGCTGCTCAATTCGCGCATCTCGAAACGCCTCGATGACGACTACCCGGAATTTACCGAGGCGCTGTTCGAGGTACTGTATCCGCATTACCTGCGGCCATTTCCTTCGTGCTCGATCGCGCGCCTCGACTACAGCGGCGCGGCGGCGCAGCTGACGGCCGCCACCGAGATCGCGCGCGGCACCGAGCTGGCGACACGCCCCGTCAAGGGCGTCGCATGCACCTTCCGCACCGCGTATCCGGTCACCGTGGCGCCGCTGGCGCTGACGCATGCGGCGTTTGCCGCCATCATCGACGCGCCCGAGCAGGTGCAACTGCCGCCAAACGCCACTTCCAGCGTCAGCATCGTCCTCGAAACGACCGCCGATCAGATCAGCCTGGCGCAACTGGGCGTCAAAAAGCTGCGCGTGTTCATCGACGGCGAGCCGTCGTTTTGCGCGGCGCTGCGCGACGCGCTGTTCATGCGCACGGTCAAGGCCTATGTGGAAGCGGACGACGGCGGCCGCTGGAACGCGCTGGCGCAGCTTCCCGTCAGCACCGCCGGCTATGCCGAGGACGATGCGCTGATCCCGTTTTCGGCCCGTTCGCATCCGGCCTACCGGCTGCTGACCGAATATTTCTGCTTTCCCGAAAAATTCAATTTTTTCGACATCGACCTGGCCGCGCTGTGCGCGCCGCTGCCGTCCGGCTGCCGGCGCATCACCTTGCACCTGGCCCTGGCCGGCCTGCGCACCGATTCGAATACGGCGCGCATGCTGGGCACCATGACGACCAATAACCTGCTGCTGGGCTGCACGCCGGTGGTCAACCTGTTCCGCCAGCGCGGCGAGCCGATCCGGCTGACGCACACGGCCGCCAGCTATCCGGTGCTGGCCGATGCGCGCCGCGCCTATGCCTTCGAGGTGCAGGCCATCGAATCGGTCAAGCTGGTGCGCCAGACGCCGCAAGGGGAGTCGATCACCGAATTTCGCCCGTTCTATTCGCTGCGCCACGGCCAGATGCCGGCCAAGGACGGGCATTACTGGGTGATGCGGCGCGATGACACCGTCAGCGAAAAAAGCCCCGGCTACGAGACCGAGATTTCCATCGTCGACATCGATTTCGACCCGGCCTCGATCGAAACCGATACCCTGAGCCTCGAGTTGAGCTGCACCAACCGCGACTTGCCGGCGCAACTCACCTATGGCCTGCGCGGCGGCGACCTGTTCCTGGAAGGCGGATCGAGCGTGCGCAGCATCCACTTCCTGCGCAAACCGACCGAATCGCACCGCTTCGAGCGGGGCCGCGGCGCGCACTGGCGCCTGATCTCGCACCTGTCGCTGAACCATCTGTCGCTGTCGGGCAGCGGCCTGGAAGCGTTCCAGGAGATGCTGACCCTGTATGACTTGCCCCGCTCGGCGGCCTCGCAACGGCAGATCAGCGGCATTGCCGCGATCGACCACAAGGCGGCCAACGCCTGGCTTCCCGGCAATCCCTTCGCCTGTCTGGTGCGCGGCCTGGAAGTGCGGCTGACGCTCGACGAGGAAGCTTTCGTGGGCAGCGGCATCCATGCGTTTGCACATATCGTCGAGTGTTTTCTCGGCCTGTACGTGCATGCCAACAGTTTCACGCAACTGGTGGTGCTGTCGAAAAAATCGGGAGAGGAGTTGTTGCGATGCAAACCACGCAGCGGCGATTTGAGCCTAGTGTAA
- the tssC gene encoding type VI secretion system contractile sheath large subunit yields the protein MSAQLTPASGAAATTDIGLLDQIVEQSKVAKSSVEHARAKDLISELVSQVMEGTVVVSNNLAATIDARVAELDRLISRQLSVIMHAPEFQKLESSWTGLHHLVDNTPTGTNLKIKLLNATKRELVRDFQSALEFDQSTMFKKVYEEEFGTFGGAPFGALLGDFEFTRQPEDMYFLEQMSHVAAAAHAPFISAASPELFGLESYADLGKPRDLAKVFDTVEYAKWKSFRESEDARYVGLTLPRYLGRLPFNPADGATVDGFNFVEDVDGTNHQKYLWCNAAYAFGAKLTAAFDDYGWCAAIRGVEGGGLVEDLPTHTFKTDEGEVALKCPTEIAITDRREKELSDLGFISLVHCKNTDYAAFFGAQSAQKAKKYNTDSANANAVLSSQLQYIFAVSRIAHYMKAMMRDKIGSFAAASNVEDFLNRWLMQYVLLDDNASQEQKAQFPLREASVQVSEVPGRPGVYRAISFLRPHFQLDELSVSLRLVAELPQSTKS from the coding sequence ATGTCCGCTCAACTGACCCCCGCGTCCGGCGCCGCCGCGACCACCGATATCGGCTTGCTCGACCAGATCGTCGAACAAAGCAAGGTTGCCAAATCCAGCGTCGAGCATGCGCGCGCCAAGGACCTGATTTCAGAACTGGTCAGCCAGGTGATGGAGGGCACCGTGGTGGTGTCGAACAACCTGGCGGCCACCATCGATGCGCGCGTTGCCGAGCTGGACAGACTGATTTCACGCCAGCTCAGCGTCATCATGCATGCGCCCGAATTCCAGAAGCTGGAAAGCAGCTGGACGGGCCTGCATCACCTGGTCGACAACACGCCCACCGGCACCAACCTGAAGATCAAGCTGCTCAACGCCACCAAGCGCGAGCTGGTGCGCGATTTCCAGAGCGCGCTGGAATTCGACCAGTCGACCATGTTCAAGAAAGTGTATGAGGAAGAGTTCGGCACTTTCGGCGGCGCTCCGTTCGGCGCGCTGCTGGGCGACTTCGAGTTTACGCGCCAGCCCGAGGACATGTATTTCCTCGAACAGATGTCGCATGTGGCCGCTGCGGCCCACGCACCCTTCATTTCGGCCGCATCGCCCGAACTGTTCGGTCTTGAAAGCTATGCCGACCTCGGCAAACCACGCGACCTGGCCAAGGTGTTCGACACGGTCGAATACGCGAAGTGGAAGTCGTTCCGCGAATCGGAAGATGCGCGCTACGTCGGCCTCACGCTGCCGCGCTACCTGGGGCGGCTGCCGTTCAACCCGGCCGATGGCGCCACCGTCGACGGTTTCAATTTCGTCGAGGACGTCGATGGCACCAACCACCAGAAATACCTGTGGTGCAATGCCGCCTATGCCTTCGGCGCCAAGCTGACGGCGGCTTTCGACGACTACGGCTGGTGCGCGGCGATCCGCGGCGTGGAAGGCGGCGGCCTGGTCGAAGACTTGCCGACGCATACCTTCAAGACCGACGAAGGCGAAGTGGCGCTGAAATGCCCGACCGAGATCGCGATTACCGACCGGCGCGAAAAAGAGTTGAGCGACCTGGGTTTCATTTCGCTGGTGCATTGCAAAAACACCGATTACGCGGCGTTCTTCGGCGCCCAGTCGGCGCAGAAGGCCAAGAAATACAACACCGATTCCGCCAATGCGAATGCGGTGCTGTCGTCGCAGCTGCAATACATCTTTGCCGTCTCGCGCATCGCCCATTACATGAAGGCGATGATGCGCGACAAGATCGGCAGCTTTGCCGCCGCGTCCAACGTCGAAGATTTCCTCAACCGCTGGCTGATGCAATACGTGCTGCTCGACGATAACGCCAGCCAGGAACAGAAGGCCCAGTTCCCGCTGCGCGAAGCGTCGGTGCAGGTGTCGGAAGTGCCGGGCCGTCCCGGCGTCTACCGCGCCATTTCCTTCCTGCGTCCCCATTTCCAGCTCGATGAGCTGTCCGTTTCACTCCGTTTGGTCGCGGAGCTGCCGCAATCGACCAAATCCTGA
- the tssG gene encoding type VI secretion system baseplate subunit TssG — MQTTQRRFEPSVIERLFAEPYRFQYFQAVRMLEIWLVRNGMAREGAVANYLRFQNSVSLNFAPSQLEAVQAEPRELGALAADMRALGEAVRGGGLKYVRITPAFMGFLGVAGALPAHYTERIAAHQLYEKDEGPRAFLDTFSSRALALFYEAWRKYRLELKYQLDGRDKFLPLLLSLAGLGHASLCQRLYDDGDGVLDESVGFFVAAMRHRPPSAVAIGQVLSAYFGQSIKVTQFVGCWYDVPRDQQSSLGGMNAMLGSTALVGARVWQRDLRMRLVVGPLARAHFDAFLPGGAAARALEKMLTMFTGLCLEYEVQLVLRAEDVHGVTLEQPRSGGRLGWDSFLITAGAAQDRGDVRYELHTLA, encoded by the coding sequence ATGCAAACCACGCAGCGGCGATTTGAGCCTAGTGTAATCGAGCGCCTGTTCGCCGAGCCCTACCGCTTCCAGTACTTCCAGGCGGTGCGCATGCTCGAAATCTGGCTGGTTCGCAACGGCATGGCGCGCGAGGGCGCGGTGGCCAACTACCTGCGCTTTCAAAATTCGGTGTCGCTCAATTTCGCGCCCAGCCAGCTTGAAGCCGTGCAGGCCGAACCGCGCGAGCTGGGCGCCCTGGCGGCCGACATGCGCGCGCTGGGTGAGGCCGTGCGGGGCGGCGGACTGAAATACGTGCGCATCACGCCGGCCTTCATGGGCTTTCTCGGCGTGGCCGGCGCGCTGCCCGCCCATTACACGGAACGCATCGCCGCGCACCAGCTGTATGAAAAGGACGAAGGACCGCGTGCTTTTCTCGACACTTTTTCCAGCCGCGCGCTGGCGCTGTTCTACGAAGCGTGGCGCAAGTACCGCCTGGAACTCAAATACCAGCTCGATGGCAGGGACAAATTCCTGCCGCTGCTGCTGTCGCTGGCAGGCCTGGGCCATGCGTCGCTATGCCAGCGCCTGTACGACGATGGCGATGGCGTCCTCGACGAGTCGGTGGGATTTTTTGTCGCGGCCATGCGGCACCGGCCGCCATCGGCGGTGGCGATCGGCCAGGTATTGTCCGCGTATTTCGGCCAGAGCATCAAGGTGACCCAGTTTGTCGGCTGCTGGTACGACGTGCCGCGCGACCAGCAAAGCAGCCTCGGTGGCATGAACGCGATGCTGGGTTCGACGGCGCTGGTCGGCGCGCGCGTCTGGCAGCGCGATTTGCGCATGCGCCTGGTGGTCGGGCCGCTGGCGCGCGCCCATTTTGACGCCTTTTTGCCGGGCGGGGCGGCCGCGCGCGCGCTGGAAAAAATGCTCACCATGTTTACCGGCCTGTGCCTCGAATACGAAGTGCAGCTGGTGCTGCGCGCCGAGGATGTGCATGGCGTCACCCTGGAGCAGCCGCGCAGCGGCGGGCGGCTGGGCTGGGACAGTTTCCTGATCACCGCCGGCGCCGCGCAGGACCGTGGCGACGTGCGCTACGAATTGCATACGCTGGCATGA
- a CDS encoding Hcp family type VI secretion system effector: protein MAIDVYLQIDGIKGESTDTSHKDWIECKSVQWEVLQPKSATASTGGGHTAERTEHKDIVVAKLADLATPLLLQNCSSGKTIPKAKFEFLRADGQGERIKYFEIELENVLISSVAPSVAAGDILGENVSIKYSKVKWKYTQQKVGGGSGGNTSGGWDLSANKTI, encoded by the coding sequence ATGGCAATCGACGTTTACTTGCAAATTGATGGTATCAAAGGCGAATCCACCGACACCTCCCATAAAGATTGGATCGAATGCAAGTCGGTCCAGTGGGAAGTGCTGCAGCCGAAGTCCGCCACCGCCTCGACCGGCGGCGGCCATACCGCCGAACGTACCGAGCACAAGGATATCGTGGTCGCCAAGCTGGCCGACCTCGCCACGCCTCTGCTGCTGCAAAATTGCTCATCCGGTAAAACGATCCCGAAAGCCAAGTTCGAATTCCTGCGTGCCGACGGCCAGGGCGAGCGCATCAAGTATTTCGAGATCGAGCTGGAAAACGTGCTGATCAGCAGCGTGGCGCCGTCCGTCGCCGCTGGCGACATCCTCGGCGAGAACGTGTCGATCAAGTATTCCAAGGTCAAGTGGAAATACACGCAGCAAAAAGTCGGTGGTGGCTCGGGCGGCAATACCTCTGGCGGTTGGGATCTGTCGGCCAACAAGACGATTTGA
- the icmH gene encoding type IVB secretion system protein IcmH/DotU, with protein sequence MNANAPSLMSGGSAAYASSVPAGPGTEHTLTDLMYDGFYALFMLKNGSGPQDNADFIRKMTQFLDEFGHAAKKHAASADDIDAAKYAFCAAVDEIILRSPYAIRDEWARRPLQLVLFGDQLAGENFFIRLEALRARGSAHLQALEVFHMCLLLGFQGRYILEGSEKLAYLTARLGDEIAQMKGKKAGFAPHAERPDQIAHKLRNDVPLWVLCSVFALICALGYLGLRTMLAKNTEQQMNAYSDIVKLAPRTANLTITLP encoded by the coding sequence ATGAATGCAAACGCCCCCTCCCTGATGTCCGGCGGCTCCGCCGCTTACGCATCGAGCGTACCGGCCGGCCCGGGTACCGAACACACGCTGACGGACCTGATGTACGACGGTTTCTACGCGCTGTTCATGCTGAAAAACGGCAGCGGCCCGCAAGACAATGCCGACTTCATCAGAAAAATGACGCAATTTCTCGACGAGTTCGGGCACGCGGCGAAAAAACATGCTGCCTCGGCTGATGATATCGATGCGGCCAAGTATGCATTTTGCGCGGCTGTCGATGAAATCATCCTGCGCTCGCCCTATGCCATCCGCGACGAGTGGGCGCGCCGCCCGCTGCAACTGGTGCTGTTCGGCGACCAGCTGGCCGGCGAGAACTTCTTCATCCGGCTTGAAGCGCTGCGCGCGCGCGGCAGCGCGCACCTGCAGGCGCTGGAAGTGTTCCACATGTGCCTGCTGCTGGGTTTCCAGGGTCGCTACATCCTCGAAGGCTCGGAAAAACTGGCCTACCTGACGGCCCGCCTGGGTGACGAGATCGCCCAGATGAAGGGCAAGAAGGCGGGCTTTGCGCCACATGCGGAACGCCCCGACCAGATCGCGCACAAGTTGCGCAACGACGTGCCGCTTTGGGTGCTGTGCTCGGTATTCGCGCTGATCTGCGCACTGGGCTACCTGGGCCTGCGCACCATGCTGGCCAAAAACACCGAACAGCAGATGAACGCCTACAGCGATATCGTCAAGCTGGCGCCGCGCACGGCCAACCTGACCATCACGTTGCCGTAA
- the tssK gene encoding type VI secretion system baseplate subunit TssK, giving the protein MSITSKLLWGEGLFLRPQHFQQQDQYHEHRLHESIKALHPYAWGVNHVQIDRDALSNNTLRLLELSLVFQDGEIYNAPGADELPEALDLSKLLQSQQTVTFYAALPAFKHFGGNFAAPDQPNGAARYGQANLETPDLYTHAAQAELAYLQKSLRLVAESEPRDSYVNFPLLRLRRLSTGGFEPDPSFVPPSLSIRSAPLLFLQLRRLIDALQAKVNALYGHHREPSKNVIEFRSGDMSSFWLLHTASSAFASLSHYFHHPALHPERLYEALLALAGALMTFSKTHALADLPAYQHADPGPSFARLHAIIRELLDTVISSKYFAIALTEVKPSYHHGKLDSGKIDDKTAFYLGVSADLPGVELVDVVPLRFKIGAPDDVEKFVLSALPGVRLQHTPQVPAAVPVRPDTYYFTIEAKGQMYDRMLQAQSISIYVPSGMRDLKLELVAITS; this is encoded by the coding sequence ATGAGCATTACAAGCAAATTGTTATGGGGTGAAGGTCTGTTTCTGCGCCCCCAGCACTTCCAGCAGCAAGACCAGTACCATGAACATCGCCTGCACGAAAGCATCAAGGCGCTGCATCCCTACGCCTGGGGTGTCAACCACGTGCAGATCGACCGCGATGCGCTGAGCAATAACACGCTGCGGCTGCTGGAACTGTCGCTGGTGTTCCAGGACGGCGAAATCTACAACGCTCCCGGCGCCGACGAGTTGCCCGAGGCCCTGGACCTGAGCAAGCTGCTGCAATCGCAGCAAACCGTCACGTTCTATGCCGCCCTGCCCGCCTTCAAGCATTTCGGCGGCAACTTTGCCGCGCCCGACCAGCCCAACGGTGCGGCGCGCTACGGTCAGGCCAACCTGGAAACGCCCGACCTGTACACCCATGCGGCGCAGGCCGAACTGGCCTACCTGCAAAAATCGCTGCGCCTGGTGGCCGAATCGGAACCGCGCGATTCGTATGTGAATTTTCCATTGCTGCGCCTGCGTCGCCTGTCGACCGGCGGCTTCGAGCCGGACCCGTCGTTCGTACCGCCTAGCCTGTCGATCCGCAGCGCCCCGCTGCTGTTCCTGCAACTGCGCCGCCTGATCGATGCGCTGCAGGCAAAGGTCAACGCCCTGTACGGCCACCACCGCGAACCGAGCAAGAATGTGATCGAATTTCGCTCCGGCGACATGTCCTCGTTCTGGCTGCTGCACACGGCCAGTTCGGCGTTCGCCTCGCTCAGTCATTATTTCCATCATCCGGCGCTGCACCCGGAACGCCTGTACGAAGCACTGCTGGCGCTGGCCGGCGCGCTGATGACGTTCTCGAAAACCCATGCGCTGGCCGACCTGCCGGCCTATCAGCATGCCGATCCCGGGCCGTCGTTCGCGCGCCTGCACGCGATCATCCGCGAACTGCTCGATACGGTGATCTCTTCAAAATATTTCGCCATTGCATTGACCGAGGTCAAGCCGTCTTACCATCACGGCAAGCTCGATTCGGGCAAGATCGACGACAAGACGGCGTTTTACCTGGGCGTCTCGGCCGATTTGCCGGGTGTGGAACTGGTGGACGTGGTGCCGCTGCGCTTCAAGATCGGCGCACCCGACGATGTGGAAAAATTCGTGCTGTCGGCCCTGCCCGGCGTGCGCCTGCAGCACACGCCGCAGGTGCCGGCCGCCGTGCCGGTGCGGCCCGATACCTATTACTTCACCATCGAGGCGAAGGGCCAGATGTACGACCGCATGCTGCAGGCCCAGTCGATTTCCATCTACGTTCCGTCCGGCATGCGGGATCTGAAACTTGAACTTGTCGCCATCACTTCCTGA
- the tssH gene encoding type VI secretion system ATPase TssH, whose translation MSINLKTLISKLNDTSRTAATRAAGICVGLGQYEVDLEHLFLALLEQPASDFALIARHSGISVSMLEADLQAEVARLQTGNARTPVFSPRLPKLFENAWLIASLDVQAGRQASIRSAHLLQALLTDPELAQLAYRGSKLFNKFKLDDLKHNLDKITQGSQEAAGASAADGEGGEGGGDPVGELAGRAAASKTPALDQFTTNLTARARDGKVDPVIGRDAEIRQAIDILMRRRQNNPILTGEAGVGKTAVVEGLALRIALDDVPDVLKGVEIHTLDMGLLQAGASVKGEFENRLKNVIDEVKKSPHAIILFIDEAHTMIGAGGTAGQNDAANLLKPALARGELRTIAATTWGEYKKYFEKDAALARRFQVVKIEEPSEELACAMLRGMAPLMEKHFNVRIYDEAITEAVRLSHRYIMGRQLPDKAISVLDTACAKVALGQNATPALLENLVKKLDRIDAEVATLEREEKSGGNHPVRLKDLREQRSAAAGEHAALAARWENEKTLTGKVRAARQDLESAGVKPDASQAGDLQALLKDLRALQGETPMVPVQVDGHVVAEIVAGWTGIPLGKMVKDEIRTVLKLKDMLEERVLGQSHALEAVAQRVRTSRANLDDPNKPKGVFLFVGPSGVGKTETALALADVLYGGERKLITINMSEYQEAHSVSGLKGSPPGYVGYGEGGVLTEAVRRNPYSVVLLDEVEKAHPDVLELFFQVFDKGVMEDAEGREIDFKNTIIILTSNVGSSILMQACLNVAAPDLPAPEQLEEKLRSQLMKTFKPAFLGRLKVIPFYPISDDVLVNIIGLKLGKIAQRIAANHKAEFSHDEALVEAVLARCTEVDSGARNVDNILNGTVLPEIAESVLAKMAEGAAITKIKVSASKQGQFKYTIK comes from the coding sequence ATGAGCATCAACCTCAAGACGCTGATCAGCAAGCTCAATGACACCAGCCGTACCGCCGCCACCCGCGCCGCCGGCATTTGCGTCGGCCTCGGACAATACGAGGTCGACCTGGAACACCTGTTCCTGGCCCTGCTGGAACAGCCGGCCAGCGACTTTGCGCTGATCGCCCGCCACAGCGGCATCAGCGTCAGCATGCTCGAAGCGGACTTGCAGGCCGAAGTGGCGCGCCTGCAGACCGGCAATGCGCGCACCCCCGTGTTTTCGCCCCGGCTGCCGAAGCTGTTTGAAAACGCCTGGCTGATCGCGTCGCTCGACGTGCAGGCGGGCCGCCAGGCCAGCATCCGCAGTGCGCATCTGCTGCAGGCGCTGCTGACCGACCCTGAATTGGCGCAGCTGGCTTACCGGGGCTCGAAACTGTTCAACAAATTCAAGCTCGACGACTTGAAGCATAACCTCGACAAGATCACGCAAGGCTCGCAGGAGGCGGCAGGCGCTTCGGCTGCCGATGGCGAGGGCGGCGAGGGAGGAGGAGACCCCGTCGGCGAACTGGCAGGGCGCGCGGCCGCGTCGAAAACTCCGGCGCTGGACCAGTTCACCACCAACCTGACGGCGCGCGCGCGCGACGGCAAGGTCGATCCGGTGATCGGCCGCGATGCGGAGATCCGCCAGGCCATCGATATCCTGATGCGGCGGCGCCAGAACAACCCGATCCTGACGGGCGAGGCGGGCGTGGGCAAGACGGCCGTGGTCGAAGGGCTGGCCCTGCGCATCGCGCTGGACGACGTGCCCGATGTATTGAAGGGCGTCGAGATCCATACGCTGGACATGGGCCTGCTGCAGGCCGGCGCCAGCGTCAAGGGCGAGTTCGAGAACCGTCTGAAAAACGTCATCGACGAAGTCAAGAAAAGCCCGCACGCCATCATCCTGTTCATCGACGAAGCGCACACCATGATCGGCGCAGGCGGCACGGCCGGCCAGAACGACGCGGCCAACCTGCTCAAGCCGGCATTGGCGCGCGGCGAGCTGCGCACGATTGCCGCCACCACCTGGGGTGAATACAAGAAGTATTTTGAAAAGGACGCCGCGCTGGCGCGCCGCTTCCAGGTCGTCAAGATCGAGGAGCCGAGCGAGGAACTGGCCTGCGCCATGTTGCGCGGCATGGCGCCGCTGATGGAAAAGCATTTCAATGTGCGCATCTATGACGAAGCCATCACCGAAGCGGTAAGGCTGTCGCACCGCTACATCATGGGACGCCAGCTGCCCGACAAGGCCATCAGCGTGCTCGATACGGCCTGCGCCAAGGTGGCGCTGGGCCAGAACGCGACGCCGGCCCTGCTGGAAAACCTGGTCAAAAAACTCGACCGCATCGACGCCGAAGTCGCCACGCTCGAACGCGAGGAAAAGAGCGGCGGCAACCACCCGGTGCGTCTGAAAGACTTGCGTGAGCAGCGCAGCGCCGCCGCCGGCGAGCATGCGGCGCTGGCCGCGCGCTGGGAAAACGAAAAGACGCTGACCGGAAAGGTCAGGGCGGCGCGCCAGGACCTGGAAAGCGCCGGCGTCAAACCGGACGCCAGCCAGGCCGGCGATCTGCAGGCCCTGCTCAAGGACTTGCGCGCGCTGCAGGGCGAAACACCGATGGTGCCGGTGCAGGTCGACGGCCACGTGGTGGCGGAAATCGTCGCCGGCTGGACCGGCATCCCGCTGGGAAAAATGGTCAAGGATGAAATCCGCACGGTGCTCAAACTGAAGGACATGCTGGAAGAGCGCGTGCTGGGCCAGTCGCATGCGCTCGAAGCGGTGGCGCAGCGCGTGCGCACCTCGCGCGCCAACCTGGACGATCCGAACAAGCCGAAGGGCGTGTTCCTGTTCGTCGGCCCGTCCGGCGTGGGCAAGACGGAAACGGCGCTGGCGCTGGCCGATGTGCTGTATGGCGGCGAACGCAAGCTGATCACCATCAACATGAGCGAATATCAGGAAGCGCACAGCGTGTCAGGCCTGAAAGGCTCGCCGCCCGGCTATGTCGGCTATGGCGAAGGCGGCGTGCTGACCGAGGCCGTGCGGCGCAATCCGTACAGCGTGGTGCTGCTCGACGAAGTGGAAAAAGCCCACCCGGACGTGCTCGAACTGTTCTTCCAGGTCTTCGACAAGGGCGTGATGGAGGATGCCGAAGGGCGCGAGATCGACTTTAAAAACACCATCATCATTCTCACCTCGAACGTCGGCTCGAGCATCCTGATGCAGGCCTGCCTGAATGTGGCGGCGCCAGACCTGCCGGCGCCGGAGCAGCTGGAGGAAAAGCTTCGCTCGCAACTGATGAAAACCTTCAAGCCGGCCTTTTTGGGGCGCTTGAAAGTGATCCCGTTCTATCCGATCTCGGACGATGTGCTGGTCAATATCATCGGCCTGAAACTGGGCAAGATCGCCCAGCGCATCGCGGCCAATCACAAGGCCGAATTCAGCCACGACGAGGCGCTGGTCGAGGCCGTGCTGGCGCGCTGCACCGAAGTCGATTCGGGCGCGCGCAATGTCGACAATATCCTCAACGGCACGGTGCTGCCCGAGATCGCCGAGTCGGTGCTGGCCAAGATGGCCGAAGGCGCAGCGATTACGAAAATCAAGGTCAGCGCCAGCAAGCAGGGGCAGTTCAAGTACACCATCAAGTAG